The genomic interval GTGTAGCTAAtatcctgttttttctttttttacagattttacttatttagcgagaggagagagagaaggtggtgagcaggaagcatcaactcctagtagttgcttcttatgtgccttgaccaggcaagcccagggttttgaaccagcgacctcagcattctaggtcgatgctttatccactgcgccaccacaggtcaggcagtactaTCCTGTTTTTCTACCTGAATAGCTGAAAGAATCAGTTATAAGTGAAACCTCattaatgcacttttttttttttttcgcgtTGTCCAACTTTATTGCTCACAAGGTACAGGAAGCCGAGGGGAATGCACTTTTAAATAAGGAGCAGAGATAGGTAAATTAGCCATCTATATGCATATAGGAGTAGAAGGAGACTGTGAACTCACTTTGTCCCAAGAAGCAAAGTCTGACATAAGGTTCTATTTAGAGATAGCATGTGCTCAATAGATATTTCTGCTGAAACAGTGACAACCAGCAGGCCTTAAGATAGAGgatgaaatctttatttttctccacagtTAACTGAGGTGGTTTAGTGAATCAGAGGCATGGTTAAGTTTTTTACCTTTCCTTCACATCCTTGGTTCAACCAGAGCTTTCCTTTAATTGGTTGGTCCTGACCAAAGAGGTAACCCCTCAGTGGGCAGGGTGATGTTTGTCTCTGGAGGCTGCTCAGAATTTTCTCCTCTAAAGGGATCTCCTGATTCTGAAGTTGGCACTTGGAAATCTGTCTACCCAAGTGCTTATGCTAGTCCTATCCCCAAATATCTAATGTACAGAAGCTATGAGGACCCGTTATCTGCAGAATAGATGAAAACAATTCAACCCACCCAAggttctgaattttattattgaaggcccagttatttatttttaagattttattcattttagagagaaagagggagacaggtggggggaggagcaggaagcatcaactcccatatatgccttgaccaggcaagtccggggttttGGACCAGCAACcccaacattccaggtcgacacttttatccactacaccaccagaGGTAAGGCCAGcccagttatttaaaattttttttaagttacttatTTGAAAGAAATACCAAAttactccatttatttatgcattcattagttgattcttgtgtgtgccctggctggggattgaatccacaattTTGGCATATTAGGAatatgctctaccaactgagctacctagccagggctggCACAGAgttattttaaagtttccatTTAAAATAGTTGCAGGGAGGTTTAAAGATGCTGATCTTTATACCTGGGGTTGCAAACTGATGGCTCATAGGATGCATCTGGGTTGCAGGTATGTTTTATGTGCATggtcttttattaaattttgaattAGTTGCTAGTACTTAAAATTTGGGAAGTATCACACAATGCCAGATGTCTAGGTTCCTTGGTTAAATGGGTTCACTTTCCTGCCTGGCACTGAATGAGAAGCAGCGAAAGCAGGGAATGCGCCCTTTCAGGCAGGGCTTGAGCTTCAGGTTTGCTGCTGTCCACACTCCCCGCCCCAGTTCTGTTTTGCTTATTCTGGACTGGCCCCTATAGGTGAGCATAACACTTAGACTCCACTACTATTTTAATGTACCGCCTATATGCACTTttatgcttaaaaaaattttttttttaattcggtgagaggagaggaggcaaagagacagattcctgcatttgcccagaccaggatctaccgggcaagcccacttagggggtgatgctctgcccatctggggcactgctccattgctcagcaactgagccattttagcacctgaggcagaggccatggagctgttctcagtgTGCAGGGCCAAAGCTctccaattgagccctggctgcaagaggggaagagagaaagagggagagagggatggagaagcagatgggagtttcttatgtgtgccctaaccaggaatagaacccgggacttccacattccaggctgacgctgtaccactgagccaactggccagggccactttatttattttaattattatttatttatttatgttttacagagacagagagtgagtcagagagagggatagatagggacagacagacaggaacggagagagatgagaagcatcaatcattagtttttcattgcgcgttgcaacaccttagttattcattgattgccttctcaaacgtgccttgactgcgggccttcagcagaccaagtaaccccttgctggagccagcgaccttgggtccaagctggtgagcttttgctcaaaccagatgagcctgcgctcaagctggcgacgtcggggtctctaacctgggtcctctgtatcccagtccgatgctctatccactgcgccactgcctggacaggctggccagggccactttatacttttttaagttgttaatcttttttacttactttcagttttattgaggtataactgacatataactttgtataaatttaaggtgtacaacaatTATTTGATATATGTACATATTGCCAGTTACCACAATAACTGGAATTATATTCATCGGACCTGGATgaatattattaatattcatctcatagttttttctttgtgagaaCTTTAAAGATCTactcagcaactttcaaatataaaatacaatattgtttttttttaattatttatttatttattttagagaggagagagaaagagagagagatagagagagagagagaagggggaggagcaggaagcatcagctcccatatgtgccttgaccagataactgcagggttttgaaccggcaacctcagcattccaggtcgatgctttatccactgcaccaccacaggtcaggcaaaatacaatattgttaactgtagttatcattacatccccaggacttatttatcttataacttgGAATTTTGTACCTTTTAACCACTTTCACCTAATTCTCAGTTTATATTTCTTGGAGTGCTTTCACATACCAAATTTGGGCCTCGCAGTTCCTACTATGTTCTTAGTTTATAGTTGACTGTGGGACAATCTTGTTAAACCACTTTGGGAAACACATACCTGGGGGGGCCACAAAATACTCCTCCACAACCCGACGGGAATTTTGTAGTAGCTCTTCAGCACAGTTGCCTTCTACCACATTGTCGGATCTCAAGTATAGACATCTATAAAACCAGAAGCTTAAGGTTACCTTGTGGGAGAACACGGCTTCAAGGGCATAGGTGGAGAGGGTCAAGAATGGGAGAACAAGGCACAGCATATTCTTAAGGTTCTGGTCACTGCTCAAAAGTGGAGGAGCTATGGTCAACATTAAGTCAAATGACAGTCTACAGTTTATAGATTCTCCCAACAACCCTGTGCGGTAAGTGGTTATTAATCTTTGGGATTgagatgtttatatatttttggataattACCATGGGTAAGTTGCTTTTGGTGGATATAGGTAATTAAAGACAATTAAAATACAATGTGTTAAATCTAACAGGTAAGCACAGCTTGCCAAGGGAGTAGAAAAGGACACTGACCCAGACTGGGTAGAGGAACAAGAACTCAGAACAGGTGATGTCAATGCTAAAGGATGGGCAAAAAATAGCTGGATTGGAAGGATGGCAAATCGTCTTCCTAGCAGGTAACCTGCTCAAGAGTGGTTATAAGCGACTTAGAATACTAGCTCCTCAGTGATAGGACTGGGGTCTGCGCCCACTTCGGATGCTCCTAAGTGCTTTTGTCACTGCAGCCACCCTTGTGGAGATAAAAGTGCTCCTTGTAAGATGTACTACATAGTTTCAGAATCTCCCACTGTTCACTGGGCCTATGGCTCCACTCAAGTATCCAGATGGCAAACTAGTGAAACCAAACAGGAGCTAAAAATATCTTATGAGGATTCACTACTGTTTCAGGGTTTAAGAGTGCATGACAGGAGGTCTGAACCTGCTTCCAGATACTCTGGCTGAAGAATAAGCAGTCTGCTCGATCACTGATGGGAGCAGCCAATCTTTCTGCTTTGAGCCAGGCATAGACCTAAGGCTAAACCCAGTGGGACAAAGGGGCAAGGATGTGACATGAACATCTGGGCAGAGGCTGCCTAGAGGGCTAAGGTGTATGATTCTTTTAGAAAAGGAAcagttctttgtgtgtgtgtgacccagCCTAAACCTAGACAGAGTAAACACTTATTCATAGTATGAAGAGTCCATTCCAGGATCTGGTACTGTCTTAATTGTGTGGTCGGTTCTGAACAGGTGTGATCTTCCCAGACCTTAAGTGTCTTGCCAAAAAAGTGAAGGTTGCACTAGTTTTTTCTTGCTAATCATACAAGGATTATGTgtttatttaagaaaactttgagaacaaaaataaaaactatcataAAGGTGACCATTGGACTTTCTggaatttatatttctgttgggcACTAGAACAAAATGGATAATATCTTGGGTCCTGAATCACAGCTAATTCACACCCCAGTGATAAGCGTTTTTTCCACCACAGCCACCTTAACATACATAGCATGTGTGCAAATTACTTATCATCTGTGTATCAGTATCCTTATTTGTATGTAGAATGCTTCATATATGTAGTTGATGGGAAGATTAAataaaaggacattaaaaaaagatcTGATAATGCTGGGATGTATTCTCAGGTCAGTAAGAGATGGATGCTAAATAGCACCTGCTCCTTTTGGTAGGCGTTAGTAGACCCCTGGTACACCACCATCTTCACCATTCATTCAGAGTATAACTGTGCACTTAACCTGCTGTAATCACGCTTAACCTACCTAGTCCCTACAGACTGGAGGGGTGCTAATTGTTCCTGGATGCTTGGAGATTCTGATTCAAGATTCTCGACTACCGCCAGCAGGTTAAATGGTACTGCTTCCCAACAGCTGATCTAATAGCAACTGGTTTATTCACTCATTTCGTAATCAGATTTCCTGTTTGTGACattttcaataaaacaaaattcaccCCATTTAAATATCACACATTTCCACCTAATTACTGTTTATAATGaagttatttttagaataaacccacacctcccttttttcttcatcataaGCTACAGAGAACACAGAGTCTGAGTGGTACACCAAGCAAACCTTTTTCTTTACaagttgcttaatttttcttgacTTTGGAATCATGCATAAAACACTAACCAGGAACTGATGAGCTCTTTAGGAGCCTGTGAACTACAGATTGACTAAATGTCTACCTCACATCGTTTTTCTCAGTCTGAGTTCTATAAGAGAATTTAGCCCAGATACTGGAGGACACCCATTTTGATAATCGACTTTGGTGTATCTTGGCTAATATTAGTCATGAACTATTCTTGGGAGAATTGAAAAGAGTCACTTGGATCTTTGTATTTTAGTTCAGATGAAAAACTCTGGGTGAGAAAGGCTTCAACTGTAAACTAAAAATCCCTGCCCTCTAAAGCCCACAGACCTGTATTTAAACCAGTAACTGGGAAGTGCAAATAAAAAGCGTTTAATTTAATGGAAaacagcaggaaggaaggagaagtggCTCTGCTGGCCCTTGGACTGGCAATAGGACAGTTCTGCGGTTTTAGTTTCTAAAGAAAACTAGTTTACTCTCAGACCGCCTTACTTTCATCATCTACAAGTCGTTTCCTTTCCTcctaatttatttctactttggtgcAGACTGGAATGAAAGCTAATCATTTTGACTATGAGTGTTTAGTTCAAATAAGGCTCTAATGGACATCCCAAGCATTGAAGTATTTGACTGCAATTAGATGTCACCTGAGTTAGTCTGGATTTGAGATTAAAGAGAAGTTTTAAGgggttgattttatttatttttatttttaatttttttacagggacagagtcaaagaagagggacagatagggacagacaggaacggagagagatgagaagcatcaatcatcagtttttcgttgcgacaccttagttgttcattgattgctttctcatatgtgccttgaccatgggccttcagcagaccgagtaaccccttgctcgagccagtgaccttgggtccagctgatgagcattttgctcaagccagatgagaccgtactcaaactggcgacctcggggtctcaaacctgggtcctcggcatcccagtccaacgctctatccactgcgccaccgcctggtcaggcttattattattattttttttagattttattcatttttagagagagaggagaggaggaagagcaagaagcatcaactcccgtatgtgccttgaccaggcaagcaacAGGGTTTTGGACCagcaacgtcagcattccagttcaacgctttatctactgtgccaccgcggGTCAGGCACTAGGGGTTGATTTTAGATGGCATATCTAAAGCAGTAAGGCTCTGAGTTCCAAACCGTGAAATCTCTTATTCCCAGTGAAACTTAGGGACATGTTATATAACCTTTCTGAGTCTGTTTATCTCTAAAAGAGATACTAGTATTTCCCTTCCAGGGTTGTACGTAACAACTGAGTTAATGCATATAACCATTAGTGCCTAACACATAAGCATGTTAATGCTTTTTAGTTCAAACCAAATGATAGGTTACTAACATGCCTAAAGGTTTCTGttagccctggtgggttggctcagcggaagagtgttggcccagcatgtggaagtcccaggttcgattcctggccagggcacacaggagaagtgcccatctgcttctccaccttcccccctcttctttccctcccacagccaaggctccattggagcaaagttggcccggtcactgaggacagctccatggcttccacctcaggtgctagaatggctccctcCTCAAAGGAGCAATACCTCacatgggcagtgcatcgccccttggtaggtatgccaggtggatcccagtcctacacatgcaggagtctgactgcctccctgcttctagcttgggggtggggtggggatttcTATTAGCCATTTGGGGCTTTTACAGCAACAGTGGCTATCGCCTAACACCCTAGGTTCCATTTCAAATGTCTGGcaacatgcctgaccagtggtggcacactagatagagcatccacctgagatgctaaggtcccaggttgcCAGCTccagtgtgggatcatcaacatgatcccatggttgctggcttgagcccaagatcgctgacttgagcgagggtcactggctcagctggaccccccccccccaaccagggcacttatgagaaataATGAACGACTAAAAAGTGCTGCAACTcagttgatgtttttctttttttttttttctttttttttttcagttgatgtttttcatctctcacttcctgtctctctctcatgcatGCACATAAAAAAAATGTCAGGCAGCTGTTCAAAACATTAAAGTCCTACAAATGTCATATTTCTAAAATGGAATCATTAACCCAAACTGGTCTCCAAATTTATGGCAAGATTGCTAATCACTGAATATCAAGTCACCATTCCAGCTACCAGATCCAAATCCCTCTTCATCTTTTTCAAAAACTATTCTCTGAATACTTGTTGCATTTCTTTAGTTACCCTCTAGATGACTTGGGGAAATTCTGAATTTGTGCTTCTATTCCCTACTTTCCCAAAGATTGTAATAAAGAATAGTCAACATTTACTGAGGGCTCAGTACTGGATGCTGAGAACATGACGAGCAATAACAAAcatgagaggaaggggaaaggcagAGAATCCAGTACCCCTCGGATAGATGTATAAAATACACGTTAGATTGCAGCACTATTGAATACCACGAGAGAACCACAGGTCCTGAGGAAGTAGCAGTTGaaatctgaagaaagaaattacgCAGGCAAAAAAGGAGTGGACGTGTGATAAATTGAGGGTAAGGGCAAGGGCCTTTAAGAAGCAAAAAGAATGGAAAGCTAGAGGAATTTAAAGTTAgcttcattttagagaagtgggTAGGGCTTTGGTCAAGTAATGCCCTGCCTGCTTTGGTGAAGCTTTTGTCTATGCAGCCACCTGCCTAGAGCGTCGTGCCCAAGCTACCGGTTCGAgccagggtcagggcacacacaggaacaaatcTGTGTgtgcctctttccctttctctcaaataATTAACCAGTCAGTAAATAAAGCCACTTGAAGGGTTTGGGTAAGAGAATTATTTGTTTTGAAACGCTGTGTAAATCTGAGCAAATTAAACTAGACCTGAGCATCAAAATATGAAAGGACTTGGAACTAATCGTCACCTTAAATGGATGCGAAGGCGCCACAGGCAAGGCTTTGGGGCTGCAGTAGCGAGCTTACCTGTCCTCCAGTACTGACTCCATAGGCTTCACCCCTTCCGTGTCCACCGCGCGAAGCCGGTCGGCAAAGGCGATGGCTTTCTCCAGCCGTGCCACGGCCTCTTGGCTGCCGAAATCCACAAGCGCTAGACGTTCCAGGTGCTCGATCACGTCGGCGGTGATTCTCTCACTTCCCTGGGGAGGACGCGTGAGGGAGGGTATGGGTCATGCATTCAGCCTGCTCCGCCTCCCGGCCCGCTTGCACAACCCGCGTAGACACCCCCGCCTCCTGGTATTTACTGAAGGAACTGCCTTGGAAGTGAAGCCCTGGCGCCCGGCAACAGGGGCCCGAAGGATCCGCCACACAGCTCGAGCCCACATTTCTCCTCTTCTCGGCCTCCGTACGGCGCCCACACGCAAAGCCGAGCGACGTGTCTAAGTGATGACGTCAAAGTGCGCCGCCAGTGTCGCCGCCATGA from Saccopteryx leptura isolate mSacLep1 chromosome 2, mSacLep1_pri_phased_curated, whole genome shotgun sequence carries:
- the GATC gene encoding glutamyl-tRNA(Gln) amidotransferase subunit C, mitochondrial encodes the protein MWARAVWRILRAPVAGRQGFTSKAVPSGSERITADVIEHLERLALVDFGSQEAVARLEKAIAFADRLRAVDTEGVKPMESVLEDRCLYLRSDNVVEGNCAEELLQNSRRVVEEYFVAPPGNISLPTLDEEPPHRAE